A region of Panicum virgatum strain AP13 chromosome 8N, P.virgatum_v5, whole genome shotgun sequence DNA encodes the following proteins:
- the LOC120685735 gene encoding type I inositol polyphosphate 5-phosphatase 5-like isoform X2, translated as MSCSFDAGGRNSAEMDQKHNRKKEFLSLRVLGAKDGNALSRHGTEYSINSTVDLKESPKQSSVSSPSASSSSFFRSFSESRSLKFSSFGSPATISSNHTEAFRVFAATWNVAGKTPDRGLNLNDFLPSDDYSDIYVLGFQEVVPLNAGNVLVIEDNEPASRWLALINQALNRPSPPSDAYAISEAAASFSFCRSVDTTASGLQTPSSSPLDPSRFHKSSNREIRRAAITRGRRLKTCTCPSERPRSRRSYRAPCLMGCGKKADAVESDTTTSDEEDDEVRTSSFAVSDVKSPAAAVASRRERYCLVACKQMVGLFATVWVRRGLVPHVGHVRFSCVGRGIMGYLGNKGCISVSMSLHQTSLCFVCSHLASGEKEGDELRRNSDVVEILKNTQFRRLCKRSGRRIPERILDHDRVIWLGDLNYRIALSYSEAKKLVEASDWGTLFEKDQLKTERESGVFRGWSEGKIFFAPTYKYSWNSDNYAGEDVTSKKKRRTPAW; from the exons ATGAGTTGTTCATTTGATGCTGGGGGCAGAAACTCTGCAGAAATGGATCAGAAACACAACAGAAAGAAGGAG TTTCTTTCTCTAAGAGTTCTTGGAGCAAAGGATGGGAATGCCTTGTCAAGGCATGGTACAGAGTACTCCATCAACTCCACAG TTGATTTGAAAGAGTCCCCAAAGCAGTCATCAGTGTCTTCCCCGtcagcatcatcctcatccttCTTCAGAAGTTTTTCAG AAAGTAGAAGTCTAAAATTCAGCAGCTTCGGTTCTCCTGCAACAATTAGCAGTAACCACACAGAAGCTTTCAG GGTATTTGCAGCCACATGGAACGTAGCTGGAAAGACTCCGGACAGGGGTCTCAATCTGAATGATTTCCTGCCTTCTGATGATTACTCAGACATCTATGTGTTAGG ATTCCAAGAAGTCGTCCCCCTCAACGCCGGCAACGTCCTGGTGATCGAGGACAACGAGCCGGCGTCGAGATGGCTTGCCCTCATCAACCAGGCGCTGAACCGGCCTTCACCACCATCTGACGCGTACGCCATTTCTGAAGCTGCAGCGAGCTTCTCGTTCTGCCGGTCCGTAGACACGACGGCCTCCGGTCTCCAAACGCCCAGCTCCAGCCCTCTCGATCCCTCGCGGTTCCACAAATCCTCCAACAGAGagatccgccgcgccgccatcacCCGCGGCCGCCGGCTCAAGACGTGCACCTGCCCGTCGGAGCGGCCTCGGAGTCGGAGGTCCTACAGGGCGCCGTGCCTGATGGGTTGCGGCAAGAAGGCCGACGCCGTCGAGAGCGACACGACGACgtcggacgaggaggacgacgaggtcAGAACCAGCAGCTTCGCGGTGTCCGACGTGAagagccccgcggcggcggtggcgagccggCGCGAGAGGTACTGCCTGGTTGCCTGCAAGCAGATGGTGGGGCTGTTCGCGACGGTGTGGGTGAGGCGAGGGCTGGTGCCGCACGTCGGCCATGTCCGGTTCTCCTGCGTCGGCCGCGGCATCATGGGCTACCTCGGCAACAAG GGTTGCATCTCTGTGAGCATGTCGCTGCACCAGACGAGCCTGTGCTTTGTGTGCAGCCACCTGGCGTCCGGGGAGAAGGAAGGCGACGAGCTCAGGAGGAACTCCGACGTCGTCGAGATCCTCAAGAACACGCAGTTCCGACGGCTCTGCAAGAGATCCGGCCGCAGGATTCCCGAGAGAATCCTCGATCACGA CCGTGTGATCTGGCTCGGTGATCTGAATTACCGGATCGCTCTGAGCTACTCGGAGGCCAAGAAGCTCGTCGAGGCCAGCGACTGGGGTACACTCTTCGAGAAGGATCAG CTCAAGACTGAAAGAGAGAGTGGAGTTTTCAGAGGGTGGAGCGAGGGCAAGATCTTCTTTGCTCCCACGTACAAGTACTCTTGGAATTCCGACAATTATGCTGGTGAAGACGTCACGTCGAAGAAGAAGCGAAGAACACCAGCATGGTAA
- the LOC120685735 gene encoding type I inositol polyphosphate 5-phosphatase 10-like isoform X1 yields the protein MSCSFDAGGRNSAEMDQKHNRKKEFLSLRVLGAKDGNALSRHGTEYSINSTVDLKESPKQSSVSSPSASSSSFFRSFSESRSLKFSSFGSPATISSNHTEAFRVFAATWNVAGKTPDRGLNLNDFLPSDDYSDIYVLGFQEVVPLNAGNVLVIEDNEPASRWLALINQALNRPSPPSDAYAISEAAASFSFCRSVDTTASGLQTPSSSPLDPSRFHKSSNREIRRAAITRGRRLKTCTCPSERPRSRRSYRAPCLMGCGKKADAVESDTTTSDEEDDEVRTSSFAVSDVKSPAAAVASRRERYCLVACKQMVGLFATVWVRRGLVPHVGHVRFSCVGRGIMGYLGNKGCISVSMSLHQTSLCFVCSHLASGEKEGDELRRNSDVVEILKNTQFRRLCKRSGRRIPERILDHDRVIWLGDLNYRIALSYSEAKKLVEASDWGTLFEKDQLKTERESGVFRGWSEGKIFFAPTYKYSWNSDNYAGEDVTSKKKRRTPAWCDRILWYGEGIVQLSYIRGESKFSDHRPVCSVFIVEVAVPDNKLIKFASGPNMKVGVEELLFAPK from the exons ATGAGTTGTTCATTTGATGCTGGGGGCAGAAACTCTGCAGAAATGGATCAGAAACACAACAGAAAGAAGGAG TTTCTTTCTCTAAGAGTTCTTGGAGCAAAGGATGGGAATGCCTTGTCAAGGCATGGTACAGAGTACTCCATCAACTCCACAG TTGATTTGAAAGAGTCCCCAAAGCAGTCATCAGTGTCTTCCCCGtcagcatcatcctcatccttCTTCAGAAGTTTTTCAG AAAGTAGAAGTCTAAAATTCAGCAGCTTCGGTTCTCCTGCAACAATTAGCAGTAACCACACAGAAGCTTTCAG GGTATTTGCAGCCACATGGAACGTAGCTGGAAAGACTCCGGACAGGGGTCTCAATCTGAATGATTTCCTGCCTTCTGATGATTACTCAGACATCTATGTGTTAGG ATTCCAAGAAGTCGTCCCCCTCAACGCCGGCAACGTCCTGGTGATCGAGGACAACGAGCCGGCGTCGAGATGGCTTGCCCTCATCAACCAGGCGCTGAACCGGCCTTCACCACCATCTGACGCGTACGCCATTTCTGAAGCTGCAGCGAGCTTCTCGTTCTGCCGGTCCGTAGACACGACGGCCTCCGGTCTCCAAACGCCCAGCTCCAGCCCTCTCGATCCCTCGCGGTTCCACAAATCCTCCAACAGAGagatccgccgcgccgccatcacCCGCGGCCGCCGGCTCAAGACGTGCACCTGCCCGTCGGAGCGGCCTCGGAGTCGGAGGTCCTACAGGGCGCCGTGCCTGATGGGTTGCGGCAAGAAGGCCGACGCCGTCGAGAGCGACACGACGACgtcggacgaggaggacgacgaggtcAGAACCAGCAGCTTCGCGGTGTCCGACGTGAagagccccgcggcggcggtggcgagccggCGCGAGAGGTACTGCCTGGTTGCCTGCAAGCAGATGGTGGGGCTGTTCGCGACGGTGTGGGTGAGGCGAGGGCTGGTGCCGCACGTCGGCCATGTCCGGTTCTCCTGCGTCGGCCGCGGCATCATGGGCTACCTCGGCAACAAG GGTTGCATCTCTGTGAGCATGTCGCTGCACCAGACGAGCCTGTGCTTTGTGTGCAGCCACCTGGCGTCCGGGGAGAAGGAAGGCGACGAGCTCAGGAGGAACTCCGACGTCGTCGAGATCCTCAAGAACACGCAGTTCCGACGGCTCTGCAAGAGATCCGGCCGCAGGATTCCCGAGAGAATCCTCGATCACGA CCGTGTGATCTGGCTCGGTGATCTGAATTACCGGATCGCTCTGAGCTACTCGGAGGCCAAGAAGCTCGTCGAGGCCAGCGACTGGGGTACACTCTTCGAGAAGGATCAG CTCAAGACTGAAAGAGAGAGTGGAGTTTTCAGAGGGTGGAGCGAGGGCAAGATCTTCTTTGCTCCCACGTACAAGTACTCTTGGAATTCCGACAATTATGCTGGTGAAGACGTCACGTCGAAGAAGAAGCGAAGAACACCAGCATG GTGTGACCGGATTCTCTGGTATGGTGAAGGGATAGTGCAGCTGTCCTACATTCGCGGGGAGTCAAAGTTTTCAGACCATCGTCCTGTGTGTAGTGTGTTCATTGTCGAGGTTGCAGTTCCTGACAACAAACTCATCAAGTTTGCATCAggtcccaacatgaaagttggcGTGGAAGAACTCCTATTTGCCCCCAAGTAG
- the LOC120685734 gene encoding probable inactive serine/threonine-protein kinase bub1, with the protein MAAADAEQEKELLSSVVGDIRSYSGSDPLRPWLRGMRKMERALPPATLREKLPRFLQKCAQEFQDDARYRDDPRYLRVWIQLMDYVADAKPLLKKMERNRIGLKRASFYMAYALYYEKHKRFSDADKMYNLGIQNLAEPISELHKAHEQFILRMESYKRRKDKLQERIPTKADPSAKMPAKAGPSATSMNQVEGESRNSKQLKSNSTQKSGSSSTSLGCYPPLGPAKVCMLSRGNSGANNNLSRCNSDDTVVVKFVGSALVGKSEAEDACHHGLVEPTINTKEAMDAINSMFLEPVEPETTLKRRSKHEKTNSNQQKSAFDIFVDEDEPKYNEPKMVHSNSMKQEHPKFGQQTRGFEIFIDEDSTNGKNQNTGQNKNSKKENMKSNQETSGFEIFVDENEANCNVQNVMCHKNNRCPPRPLHDSSRHKGQNDFQKPFVGGFAILPDEEEEQCEKSDDDVKTNSRTVQPTHDNNSLHCRVQADSGTRYHERPRPASSGLQEDTVIHRFVGSTIDDEAKVENACHHGLVDPTVNLKEAMDDINNMFGKPLNFQGERTKRKTNTLSDRKAAPVSGFSILADDDPKESTCKASQSNSCKFGDENGLFEPTITTRDVMAEINDMFGMPLD; encoded by the exons ATGGCCGCCGCAGACGCAGAGCAGGAGAAGGAGCTCCTCTCGTCGGTGGTGGGTGACATCCGGAGCTACTCCGGCTCCGACCCCCTCCGCCCATGGCTCCG GGGCATGCGGAAGATGGAGCGGGCGCTTCCGCCGGCGACGCTGCGGGAGAAGCTGCCCAGGTTCCTCCAGAAGTGCGCCCAGGAGTTCCAGGACGACGCACGCTACCGCGACGATCCCCGCTACCTCCGCGTCTGGATCCAGCTG ATGGACTACGTGGCGGATGCGAAGCCATTGCTCAAGAAGATGGAGAGAAATCGAATTGGCCTTAAGAGAGCTTCATTTTATATGGCTTATGCACTATATTATGAGAAGCACAAGAGGTTCAGCGATGCAGACAAGATGTACAATCTGGGGATCCAGAA CCTGGCAGAGCCTATCAGTGAGTTGCACAAAGCACATGAACAGTTTATTCTTCGAATGGAATCATACAAGAGGAGGAAAGATAAA CTGCAGGAAAGAATACCTACAAAAGCTGATCCAAGTGCTAAAATGCCTGCGAAAGCTGGGCCTAGTGCTACATCTATGAACCAAGTTGAAG GTGAAAGCAGAAACAGTAAACAACTGAAATCCAATTCAACTCAGAAGTCAGGAAGCAGTTCTACTTCATTAGGCTGTTATCCTCCATTAGGTCCAGCTAAAGTTTGTATGCTATCCAGAGGCAACTCAGGAGCAAACAACAATTTGTCCCGTTGTAATAGCGATGATACTGTAGTTGTAAAGTTTGTAGGCTCTGCATTGGTTGGGAAGTCAGAAGCTGAAGATGCCTGCCATCATGGCCTAGTTGAACCAACTATAAACACTAAGGAGGCTATGGATGCCATCAATAGCATGTTTTTGGAGCCAGTTGAACCTGAGACGACGCTCAAGAGACGCTCAAAGCATGAAAAGACAAATTCTAATCAGCAAAAAAGTGCATTTGACATCTTTGTTGATGAAGATGAACCTAAATATAATGAACCAAAGATGGTCCACAGCAATAGCATGAAGCAAGAGCATCCAAAGTTTGGTCAGCAAACAAGAGGGTTTGAGATCTTTATTGATGAAGATAGTACAAATGGCAAAAACCAAAATACGGGGCAGAACAAGAACTCTAAGAAGGAAAACATGAAGTCAAATCAGGAAACTAGTGGGTTCGAAATCTTTGTTGATGAAAATGAGGCTAACTGCAATGTACAGAATGTCATGTGCCACAAGAATAATAGATGTCCTCCAAGACCATTGCATGATTCATCTAGACATAAAGGCCAAAATGACTTTCAGAAGCCATTTGTTGGAGGATTTGCAATATTgccagatgaagaagaagaacaatgtGAGAaaagtgatgatgatgtcaaGACAAACTCTAGAACTGTGCAGCCTACTCATGATAATAATAGTTTGCACTGTCGGGTTCAAGCTGACTCAGGAACACGATATCATGAACGTCCTCGCCCTGCAAGTTCTGGGCTTCAAGAGGACACAGTTATTCATAGGTTTGTTGGATCCACTATTGATGATGAGGCTAAGGTAGAAAATGCATGCCACCATGGATTAGTCGATCCAACTGTCAATCTAAAGGAGGCTATGGATGATATAAACAACATGTTTGGGAAACCACTAAACTTCCAGGGTGAGAGAACAAAGAGAAAAACCAACACACTGTCAGATAGAAAAGCAGCTCCAGTTTCAGGTTTCTCCATATTAGCTGATGATGACCCAAAAGAGAGCACCTGCAAAGCCAGTCAGAGCAATTCCTGCAAATTTGGGGATGAGAATGGTCTATTTGAGCCCACAATCACCACTCGTGATGTCATGGCGGAGATCAACGATATGTTTGGGATGCCACTAGACTAG
- the LOC120685738 gene encoding triphosphate tunnel metalloenzyme 3-like — MEVEIKLRLPDAAAHRRLSSFLSPHLRRTHAQRNLFFDAAARILAAATAALRVRLYGPDDCAPLRAVLALKRRPRIDAGVSRVEELEDPLDPALALACADDPARLGGVDSPIVRLVAAEYGVGGGAAPFVCLGGFRNTRAVYELEDDGLVLELDETRFDFGTRYELECETAEPDRAKEVLERLLTVAGVPYEYSRSNKFACFMAGKLLP; from the coding sequence ATGGAGGTCGAGATCAAGCTCCGcctccccgacgccgccgcccaccgccgcctctcctccttcctctcgccccacctccgccgcaCCCACGCCCAGCGCAACCTCTTcttcgacgccgccgcgcggatcctcgccgcggccaccgccgcgctccGCGTCCGCCTCTACGGCCCCGACGACTGCGCGCCCCTCCGCGCGGTGCTCGCGCTCAAGCGCCGCCCGCGCATCGACGCCGGCGTCAGCCGCGTCGAGGAGCTCGAGGACCCGCTCGACCCCGCCCTCGCGCTCGCCTGCGCCGACGACCCCGCGCGCCTCGGCGGGGTCGACTCCCCGATCGtccgcctcgtcgccgccgagTACGGCGTCGGAGGGGGCGCCGCGCCCTTCGTCTGCCTCGGCGGGTTCCGGAACACGCGCGCCGTCTACGAGCTCGAGGACGACGGCCTCGTGCTGGAGCTGGATGAGACGCGGTTCGACTTCGGGACCAGGTACGAGCTCGAGTGCGAGACGGCCGAGCCTGACCGGGCCAAGGAGGTGCTGGAGCGCCTGCTCACGGTGGCCGGCGTGCCGTACGAGTACTCCCGGAGCAATAAGTTCGCCTGCTTCATGGCAGGGAAGCTGCTTCCTTGA
- the LOC120685739 gene encoding uncharacterized protein LOC120685739, whose amino-acid sequence MASGAYPVQLLHLPGGGGGGQWCNLGAAYAAVTFLRPQGQSLVLYAAGPDGQPQRIVFVYPILPGDAFERLDGATLSWAEPESGNGFALCFLDDAACGAVCGAIAPVVRSPAVDGIADTLAGLRVAREDGAPAPGGGDIAARLAQLSIGRP is encoded by the coding sequence ATGGCGAGCGGCGCTTACCCCGTgcagctcctccacctccctggcggcggcggcggcggccaatggTGCAACCTCGgcgccgcctacgccgccgTGACGTTCCTCCGCCCGCAGGGGCAGTCCCTGGTCCTGTACGCCGCGGGCCCCGACGGCCAGCCGCAGCGCATCGTGTTCGTGTACCCGATCCTCCCCGGCGACGCCTTCGAGAGGCTGGACGGCGCGACGCTCTCGTGGGCGGAGCCCGAGTCCGGGAACGGGTTCGCGCTCTGCTTCCTCGACGACGCCGCGTGCGGGGCCGTGTGCGGCGCCATCGCCCCGGTGGTGAGGAGCCCGGCGGTCGACGGCATCGCGGACACCCTGGCGGGGCTCCGCGTGGCGAGGGAggacggcgcgccggcgcccggcggagGGGACATCGCCGCGCGGCTCGCGCAGCTCAGCATCGGCCGCCCGTGA